The window CAGCAACAGGAGTCGCTTGGCATTACTTCGGGGGAGCTTGTCTCAGGTCATAAAAAGGATGTTGTTATCACCAATAAGCTAATGAATAAGCCTGGAAGAATAGCTATTTATGGATGGCACCAGCCCAATGGTAAACCGATCCAGCCACTCAGTACTGTGCATGGCGCCGGATATGCAGATTACAGCCATGGTGTTCGCCTGGTGAGTGAGACAGTTATTGTCGATGGTGAGTTATGTTCAGTGTACGACATCTTAAAAGATCCGGACCTGGCGCCATTGTTGAGTGATGAAGGTCCGATCGTTGCCGGTTACAGCCCTGATAAAGTTGCGCTGCCGGCGGGTAAAAAGAAGAGCTCTGCGACCGTTATCCACTAGCCCTCTTCGATAAAACTGAGGTCGTATACTGTCACTCTGCGTCTTTCTCGCCTGTAAGCCCTTTGCAGCAACGGAACCCAAGATGGTAATTATGGTGGCTGTGTTCTGACATAACCCTGCTGCCATGCCAGTATGGTGCCCGCCATCGGCACCAATCTTCATGTGCCCTGTATGTATCAAAGATAAACCAGCTGCCTTTCATCTCGGTATAACCCAGGGTGGAACTCCCTTTGCTGGCCATCTGTTCCTCTGCCAACGGCAGGTTCATATGCTCAGCCGCGTTTCCGTTAAGGTCGTAGACATCCAATGAACTTCGACATTCGGGAAAGAAACCGACAGGATAGGTGTTTGACCCGCACTGCTTCCAGCCTCCACCATTACAGCCGGAAGATTTCGAACTATTTGCCGCGCAGATGCCTTTTTGGTATCGAGGGCCATAGCTCCATGTCTTATCTGCTTTATTGGCATTATTGTGGGCAATGCGCATGCGACGGACAGCTTCATTGGCAGTGACTCCTTTCGCCAGATTAAACCGATAATCAGGAGGTGTTAATTCGCCTGCGCAACCACCCTCCCACTCATGGGCATCACATAACCGTTTTCCCATGGCAGAACAGATCTCGGCCGCTTCCCGGGTGCGTACCCAGACTACCGGATATTCGCAGGGTATATTGGGAAATTCGAACTGATCAATGCAGGCTTCAGCATCCTCTGCACGTTCATGTTCCGGGTCGTAAAGTGGGGCCATATACTTGGCACCGCAGATCTTCTCGTAACGCATATTTTCATAATTGAGTGACAGGCTATCGAGCTTTGCCCTGCATTCCTCCACTGAAGCGGGGTGCCTGCTGACAGCGGGGTTGCCCTGCCCTATATATGGAGAACCGGCAAAGATCGCACGTACCATTGCCGCCTGTGCAGCAGACAGGTTGTGGACCTCGATTAAACGGGTAAACATTCTCTCATTCTGCTCTTGCAATGACTGGGCTGCGCCAGATGTCTGCATTCCCGAAGCAACGAGAGCGATGACCAGCAGGATTGACCGAATATATTCCATCGTATTTTCCCCGGAGAGTATTTTGGCAGATAAAAATGAAATACCTAATCACGCCGCATCAGATAAAAAAAATCCCGATTATCCGGATACCCAATAAAGCGCGGAATATAAGCGCCTTTTCGGGTCTTGTCTAAAACGCTCATGCCCTGAATGAGGTGCTGTACCGCCAGGTGTGACTCTTTTTGCCGATAGAGCGCGAGGTAGGTATGTTCAAGAGCATTCATGTCGAGATGAAGAGCATAGGAACAACCGTAGGCCTGAAACACCCTGGCCATTGCAGAAGGTGTCGCAGTTGAAAAATACCCGTAAATGAGGAACCGTTTACCGCCACTATCCTGCAATGCCGCACCGGACCGCAAGGTACGCAGTTTCATGTCATGGGAGCCGGACCAGTTACCTGCCCCCCACTTGGCGACAAGACTGCCGGGTACCGGCTGTTGGGATTCTGAATCCCATTCGAGAATCGGTACACCGTTTTGTCGCGCATGGACAATCCGGTCAAGATTGACGTTGTCCTCTTCCGACCAGGTCTTCAGGGCAACAGTTCCATCATCATAGACCAGCACTGTTGCAAGTTCGGGTTGTAAGGTGCTGAGGACAACTCCTCTTTCAATAAAGCCATAATGGGAGCCCCTGTTGCGCTCAGCAAAGGCACCGTACTTAAAGGCGCCGTGGGCTCTTTTGAACCCTCCGGTAAATGTTGCCACAGTGCTCACGGAGTCAACAGGGCTGATCATGCCGTTGGCCACAATGGGTGCAATTGTTTCGATGCCGTCAGGCCCGGGTATACCTTTTATTTTCACAGAATCCCGTGTTCGGTTCGACCATCCCACCCGTGGGTGTTCTGTCCCGATTGTGAAGCCAAGGTCAAACCGGTCCAGGTCAAAAGCGATCAGGTAGGCAAGCGCTCCCGATTCGATGTTGTCGAGACGATTAACACGATTACGATGACTGTTGAGGATCGCCGGAGCAATGGCCTTGGGTTGAATGAGGCTGACAAAAATGCCTGGGTTATCTTGAACACTATACCATTGACCGGTGAGCACGCCCTTGGCCCGTCTCTTGAGCTGCAGGCCGAGCCCTGCGGGGAAGATCAGCTGATTGGCAAAGTCGGGATTGATGTCTGCCGGTGCGGGGAGACCTGGTTCGGACTCTGGTAGTGCAGAGTGAGAGGCTTCTTTTGTCTGAGCTTTTTCAAGAAAGGCGTCTTTGAAAAAATTGTCTTTTACAAACCCGACAACGCTCTCTCCACCGGGAAGCCTGTCGCGAAGAAAACCGGTAACAGTTTCTATGGTTGTCTGGTGCCCTCTGGTCGGATTACGAAGAAAAATGTTCCCGTTGCACAGGGGGGCATAGATTTGTCTGGATTTTCTGGCTGTTTCGAGTTCACCCTTGACAATCAGTTGCAACGACGAACAGTCTTTCACCGCGACCCCCTTCCGGGTCAGGGCCAATCGAGGCTGTGAATTCTCGTTAAGCGTCAGCCGTTGATCATGCGGATACGGGTTTTCGAGATGATACTCTTCAACCACCTTTTTGTGGTTGTCGCTCAGCTGGAGGATATACCACTGATTGATATTCGAATTCAGATTGATCAGTGTTACCTCCGCCAGTTTGCCGTCTGGCATGTGAATCTCAGCTGATTGTACAGTTTTAAATGGCTGCAGGTCGACGACGGACGTGATCTGGTTGCCTGCACTTTGTGATCCACTGTCGGCTACAGCATTCACTTCTGTGAGAAGGACTGAAGTGAAGAGCAACAACAGCAGAGCGGGCAGTTCTGTTATCAGCCTGTGATGAGGTCTCAATAACATTGTCCCTCCAGCTCGTTCTCCTCAGAAAACCACTCGTAAAAATCCAGGTTGCGCCTCGACCTTGAAAAGAATGCTGATTTTCAGGGTGAAAACGAATGCCAAAACGTTAAAGACGTAATCGCTTGAATATTGGTTCAGGAATAAGTCGGATAATCCACATAATCAATGCCCAGAACCAGGGGAGATATACAATGTCTTTCTTTTTCTGAAGAGCATTATATATCCCTGATGCGATCTTCTCCGGTGTTGTCCATAACATGTTTTTATCAAAGTCTCTGGTCATCGGGGTATCCACAAAGCCGGGTTTAACCGTCATGACATGAACCCCACAGGAACTCAGACGATTGCGAAGTCCCTGCAGAAAAACCGAAACCGCACCTTTGGCCGCCCCATACACGTAGTTGGACTGCCGGCCTCGGTCTCCGGCCACCGAGCTGATAACACATAAGGTTCCGCTTCCCTGTTGTACCAGCTGATTCGCTGCATGTGTGAGCAATGACATGACTGCCAGTCCATTTGTTTCAAATTCCTTCCGGAGTTCTTCAAAAGACGCTTCACATGATTTCTGGTCGGGCAACGTTCCATGGGCAATCAGGATGGTATCAATGGATTCCAGGGCGGTAAACGCATCTTCGAATAATTGCCGGTGGGTATCAAATGCCCGTGCATCAACAACTGCTGTAAAGACCTTACCGGCACCTCGTACCCGTAAATCGTCCGCGATAATATGCAATTTGACCTGGTCTCTTGCGACCAGAAAAAGATTATCGCCATCAACTGCAAACAGGCGCGCAGTAGCTTCGGCAATAGAAGAGGTAACTCCAAATATAAATCTATTGGCCATTCTCTCCCCCTGAGATTCGTCTCCAGAAACTGGAGTTGATTTTCGGATCACGCATGCGTTCCAACTCCGCAAACTGTGGATAATAGTTTCTGAAAGCAGTTCCGGACATGCGGGCATCCTTGCAGGGATAAACTGCACCGCCAACAGTTTGAACAATGCTGTCAAAATCGTCCAGGAGTCGAAAAGTGTTATCTCCATCGATACAGATATCCAGTGCCAGGGTAATTCCAGGTCGAGGAAAAGAGAGGAGCCCGGGTGACAGCTTATTGCCGAAGACTTTCAAGACCCCGAGAAACGAGACAAGGCCTTGTTGTGCTCCTTTTGTCAGTAGTTCTTCAAGAGCATCTTTTCCTCTCGAGTCAGGAGGAAGCAGGCACTGGTATTGTAAAAAACCCTGGGAGCCATAAATGCGATTCCAATGAAGAATTGAATCCAGAGGAAAAAAAAATGATTCATAATGTACAAGAGCTGTGCTGCGAACCCGGCCCTGTTTTTTGTAATACAATGAGTTGAATATCCGCGCCGTTGTTCGGTTCACCAGGGAAAAGGGCAGTTCGACCGGTATACTCAACCTGCGTTTAGGAGCTGCTATAGGTTTGGTGCAGCACGCTGAATGGTTTCCACGGACAAAGTGGCCTCTGCCAAATTTTTTACCCCTGGCCATACTGTCAAGCCAGGCTACCGTATACTCATATTCCAGATCAGAATATTCTGAGATCTCAAAGAAATCGCCAAGATTTGCAAAACGAATGACCTCAACATCCATGACCTGGTTGTTGATACGCTTCAAACTGATTTCAGCCCAGACAATGAGGCCTGTGAGGCCAAGCCCGCCAATTGTGGCATTGAACAGTTCCTGGTTCTCAGATCGGGAACAGCGCAATCTCCGTCCGTCGGAGCGAGCCAGTTCAAAGCGTCGCAAGTGGCAACCAAATGTGCCGGCGCTGTGATGGTTTTTGCCATGGATGTCATTGGCAATAGCACCACCCATCGTGACAAACCTGGTGCCGGGCACAACCGGGGGAAACCAGCCATGAGGGACGGTTACCGCAAGAATATCATCCAGCAACACCCCGCTTTCGCAACGGAGGATTCCCCTCTTTGGGTCAAATGAAATAAACCGGTCCAACGGTTTGGTATCAAGCAGCAAACCTTCCCTGTTCAGGCAAACATCACCATAGGAGCGTCCATTGCCAAATGGCAGCCATGAAACCTCGGAGCCAGCAGGAATCGGCAGTGGTTGACAGCGCCAGTTCAACTGAGTTGCTGATTGTTGAAAACAGGGGTAACGCCCCCATGAATGGTAGTGTTTGTGCATTGAAGTCAAGTTGCAAAAAGCATAATTATTGCCATCAAAAGAAGTATGATTCTGCTTGTTCGATCTCTTAAAGCAAAGATCATCGGGTCATCATGCATTTTGCCGCGATGTGCGACCAGCCAGATATAACAGAGCCAATAGAGCAATAAAGGGCAGACCAACCAGATTACATTATGTCGCCCATACGAGAGCTGAGCAGATCCACTCATGATGTACAGCACCAGGACGAATGCGGAAACAAATGCACTGGCTACCCCCATAATAGCAAGCACTGTAGAGTCATTTACCACATAGCTACGTGCTGTAGCGGATGAACCATATTCAAGTCGCATGGTCGTAAGTTCTGAATAACGCTTAACCAGTGCAAGACTGATAAAGAGGAACATCGAATGGGCCAGGAGCCAGGAAGACGGCCAGATATTGACTGCTGCCGATCCTGCCAGCATGCGTATTGTAAAAAGACCTGCAAGAACGATTACATCAAGGATGACGACCTTCTTTAACCACAACGAATAGGCGAGAGTCGTCAGGTAATAAATGCTCAATATGTAGTAAAATTGAACAGGAAGAGCCAAGCCTACTAAAACGCTCAACACAAGCAGTATTATGCAGGTTGCGATACCGTTGGCCAGCGGCAAAGTACCCGAGGCAAATGGGCGAAATCGTTTTCGGGGGTGCCTTCGATCTTCAGTCAAGTCAATGAGATCATTTAATATATAGACACTGGAGGCACACAGCCCGAACGAGAAAAAGGCAACGAAGACAGAAAATAACAGCTGGACTTCAAGGAAGCGATGTGCCGCCAGCAAAGGGATAAAGACCAAAACGTTTTTTAGCCATTGATAGAGTCGGAGTGCCTGGGCCCATTCGAATATGCCTGCTCTTTCGATTACAAAATTTCGTTCTACGTTTGTCAGGCTGGCGCCGATTTGCTGAATAAAGCTCTTTGAGCCAACCACCAGACTCTGTCGTGCTATCCGCCAGACATGAAGATCTTCTTTTTCGTTCCCCAGATAATCAAATCCCTGCGGCCCGAATTCTGCCAGAAGGCGTTCCTTTTTCTGTATGCCGGTCATGTTGGTTTTTCCGTCACTGGCAATGACGCTATCAAAAAAATGCAGATAGTTGAAAATTTGTTGAGCGATATGCTGGTCTGAACCCGTTACAAGAATAATTTTTCTATTTGATTGTTTTTGATCTCGAAGATATGACAATATATTGAAATTGTAGGGCAAACTGCTGACGTCTAGCGTTACACGCCTGCATACCTGTTGTTTTAGATACGCCTTTCCCTGAAACAACCAGAAGAACAATACCGGGAAAAACAAAGGATTAACCTTCAACAACTGGAGTAACGATTCAATCAGCGAATCTGTTTTGAGTAAACTTCCATCTAAATCAACAGCAAGTGGTACTGTATCTTCAGATGTCTTTGTCTCCTGCAGTGCACTGGTATTTGTAGTTAGGGTATGCGCATCAGCCATAGGTAGTAATTAAGGAAATGGTTCCAACGATCAACTCGACTCTATTGCTTGAAATCTATTATACCACTTCACGGTTATAGCCTGTCAAAGTAAGCCATTCAGCGGAAAAGTGCAGTCACGGTAAAAGGGGGGCAGGCTTTGAGTTCGGGAGTAGTCTTTGCTACAGGTGCAACCTGTATCTGTGCGGCAGAAACAGCAATGTCAAAGTCGCATATCTATTGATATACACCTGAGAAAAGGAGTGTGGAAATATAGGGGTATATACAGATCCCGAAGCCTTAAAGAAGGGCGGAGAAGAGAATTTCAGGCTTTGCAGAAATATCTCGTTCACTGTCGGGGAAAAAGCAATTTGGAAATAGGACTGGCTCATGAGTCAGCCCTATTTCTTGTGTTTGACCCAAAAATCTCTGGACGTTGATTTGCAAACCCTATCGCGCAATTATCTCAATAGCGCCTTGATCCGGTCACTGGTTTCATCTGCCTGCAAGAGTTCCCCGAATATCTTGAGTTCTTCGTCAACAACGGTCTGAACGTCCGGCCGGGATGCGCGCATGAGTTCTTTGGTGGCCAGAAGGGAACTAAGCGGCTGCTTGAGCAGCGTATCAAGGTATTTTTCTGCAGCTTCTTCGGTACCACCCGGCTCCGTAACCTGGTTGATCAGCCCCCAGGAGAGTGCCTCCTCAGCGCTGAAGAACCTGCCGGTAAGCAGCACCTCGCGAGCTCGTTTTTGTCCTATTACCAGGGGGAGCAGCGAACTCGAGGCGCCTTCGGGGCAGACTCCGAGGTTGGCGAAAGGCACCCTGAATCTGGAGCTTGAAGAAGCGACGACTATATCGCAATGAAGAAGAATCGTTGTGCCGATTCCGACGGCGACACCTTCCACAGCAGCGATGAGCACTTTCTTCAGTTGTGCGACTGTGTTGAAAATATCGCGGACGCAATTCATCACCTCATGCAGGTTCGGGCCGACCAGATCAGACAGGTCGTTGCCTGCAGTGAAATGCTCACCTTCGCCCTGCAAAACGATAATGCGGCAATCCTCTGATGCATCTGCCGCCCGGAGCGCTGCAATGATTTCCCTGTAGGTGTTAATCCGGATGGCATTTAGCTTATCCGGCCTGCTGATGGTAATTCTGGCAACTCCGTTTTCATGCTTGACGCTGATATCCGTATATTCTTCTGCTGTCATTGTCTTCCTCCATTGTGTTGTGATATCAAATTAATACACTACTGATCATGGAAGAAAAAGTGTGAAAAGATAGCTGGTTGCTTGATCCTCTGATTTGACCTGTTGTTCCCGGGGCTTCAGGTAAAAGGAAAATATCTGTCGGAAATTAGGTGATTGTACCTATTGACTCAGCTTTGGTGTCAAGGTCTACTTCCTCCTGGTATATCTTGTGAATTCAATACGATGAGAAGTACGTCGCGACATAGGTGTGTGTACTGGCGAGAGTGTACGCACCGGGGAAGTATTGCTACTGGGGTAATGCTATGAAACGGTTTCAAATAGTGGCATTTGTAATGATGATGAGCCTGCTTGCTCAGGTGGCCTGGGGGGCGTCCGTTGGGGATACGATCGTACAGCTCTCCAAAACTATCGAGAGTGCGACATCGCCTACTGAAAAATCAAGATACCTTGTGTATCGTGGCCGTCACTACACAAAGCTCAGCCAGCATACTCCGGCCGAACGAGACTACCTTGCTGCACTCAAGGCCAAAGAGCAGGGTTGGGTATGGGCGGAACTGGCAGCGCTCTATACCGGGCAGAAGCAATACGTAAAAGCCGCTAAGGTGATTGGGCACATCCAGAAAAACTTTCCACAACTTCATGACGATATAGCGAACATCGCCGCAACCGTCACAGCTGAGCAGGAAAAGCAATACCTCGCAGAAAATCCGCCGGAAATCGTTTTTGATACAAAGGCCAACCGCAAGTATGTTTCAAGAGTGCAGCTGAAAAACCGGACAATGGTAAAAGCCGCTGCCGCAGCACCACCACAACCGAAAGCAGTCTACAGGAGCTGACCCCTCAAAAGGTAACCCTATGGTCATAGGGGCTGACTGACACGATCCCGGCGAGTTGATGAGGGCGAAGAGGTGGGGGGAATGGCGCTGAGTTTCGAATGTCTCATGATCTCC of the Desulfosediminicola ganghwensis genome contains:
- a CDS encoding SUMF1/EgtB/PvdO family nonheme iron enzyme, encoding MEYIRSILLVIALVASGMQTSGAAQSLQEQNERMFTRLIEVHNLSAAQAAMVRAIFAGSPYIGQGNPAVSRHPASVEECRAKLDSLSLNYENMRYEKICGAKYMAPLYDPEHERAEDAEACIDQFEFPNIPCEYPVVWVRTREAAEICSAMGKRLCDAHEWEGGCAGELTPPDYRFNLAKGVTANEAVRRMRIAHNNANKADKTWSYGPRYQKGICAANSSKSSGCNGGGWKQCGSNTYPVGFFPECRSSLDVYDLNGNAAEHMNLPLAEEQMASKGSSTLGYTEMKGSWFIFDTYRAHEDWCRWRAPYWHGSRVMSEHSHHNYHLGFRCCKGLTGEKDAE
- a CDS encoding SDR family oxidoreductase → MANRFIFGVTSSIAEATARLFAVDGDNLFLVARDQVKLHIIADDLRVRGAGKVFTAVVDARAFDTHRQLFEDAFTALESIDTILIAHGTLPDQKSCEASFEELRKEFETNGLAVMSLLTHAANQLVQQGSGTLCVISSVAGDRGRQSNYVYGAAKGAVSVFLQGLRNRLSSCGVHVMTVKPGFVDTPMTRDFDKNMLWTTPEKIASGIYNALQKKKDIVYLPWFWALIMWIIRLIPEPIFKRLRL
- a CDS encoding FAD-binding oxidoreductase, coding for MNWRCQPLPIPAGSEVSWLPFGNGRSYGDVCLNREGLLLDTKPLDRFISFDPKRGILRCESGVLLDDILAVTVPHGWFPPVVPGTRFVTMGGAIANDIHGKNHHSAGTFGCHLRRFELARSDGRRLRCSRSENQELFNATIGGLGLTGLIVWAEISLKRINNQVMDVEVIRFANLGDFFEISEYSDLEYEYTVAWLDSMARGKKFGRGHFVRGNHSACCTKPIAAPKRRLSIPVELPFSLVNRTTARIFNSLYYKKQGRVRSTALVHYESFFFPLDSILHWNRIYGSQGFLQYQCLLPPDSRGKDALEELLTKGAQQGLVSFLGVLKVFGNKLSPGLLSFPRPGITLALDICIDGDNTFRLLDDFDSIVQTVGGAVYPCKDARMSGTAFRNYYPQFAELERMRDPKINSSFWRRISGGENGQ
- a CDS encoding UbiA family prenyltransferase, whose product is MADAHTLTTNTSALQETKTSEDTVPLAVDLDGSLLKTDSLIESLLQLLKVNPLFFPVLFFWLFQGKAYLKQQVCRRVTLDVSSLPYNFNILSYLRDQKQSNRKIILVTGSDQHIAQQIFNYLHFFDSVIASDGKTNMTGIQKKERLLAEFGPQGFDYLGNEKEDLHVWRIARQSLVVGSKSFIQQIGASLTNVERNFVIERAGIFEWAQALRLYQWLKNVLVFIPLLAAHRFLEVQLLFSVFVAFFSFGLCASSVYILNDLIDLTEDRRHPRKRFRPFASGTLPLANGIATCIILLVLSVLVGLALPVQFYYILSIYYLTTLAYSLWLKKVVILDVIVLAGLFTIRMLAGSAAVNIWPSSWLLAHSMFLFISLALVKRYSELTTMRLEYGSSATARSYVVNDSTVLAIMGVASAFVSAFVLVLYIMSGSAQLSYGRHNVIWLVCPLLLYWLCYIWLVAHRGKMHDDPMIFALRDRTSRIILLLMAIIMLFAT
- a CDS encoding enoyl-CoA hydratase/isomerase family protein codes for the protein MTAEEYTDISVKHENGVARITISRPDKLNAIRINTYREIIAALRAADASEDCRIIVLQGEGEHFTAGNDLSDLVGPNLHEVMNCVRDIFNTVAQLKKVLIAAVEGVAVGIGTTILLHCDIVVASSSSRFRVPFANLGVCPEGASSSLLPLVIGQKRAREVLLTGRFFSAEEALSWGLINQVTEPGGTEEAAEKYLDTLLKQPLSSLLATKELMRASRPDVQTVVDEELKIFGELLQADETSDRIKALLR